From Lycium ferocissimum isolate CSIRO_LF1 chromosome 12, AGI_CSIRO_Lferr_CH_V1, whole genome shotgun sequence, one genomic window encodes:
- the LOC132040418 gene encoding 4-coumarate--CoA ligase 2-like — protein sequence MDPKQVGDIIFRSKLPDIYIPNHLPLHSYCFQNISEFSSRPCLINGSNNQIYTYADVELTSRKVAVGLNKLGIQQKDTIMILLPNSPEFVFTFLGASYLGAISTMANPLFTQAEVVKQAKASNAKLIITQECNLDKVKDYAFENDVKVICIDDSSGASPEGCLHFSNLILNSGFASEHDLPEVEINADDVVALLYSSGTTGLPKGVMLTHRGLVTSVAQQVDGENPTLYIHNEDVILCALPMFHIYSLDSILLCGLRVGAAILIMQKFDIVTFLELVQKYKVTIGPFVPPIVLAIAKSPFVDNYDLSSVRIVMCGGAPLAEEHEDAVRTKFPNAKLGQGYGMTEAGAPLAMCLAFAKEPFEIKSGACGTVIRNAEMKIVDPNTGVSLPRNKPGEICIRGDQIMKGYLNDPEATARTVDKEGWLHTGDIGYIDNDDELFVVDRLKELIKYKGFQVAPAELETLLLNLPSIMDAAVVPMKDEQAGEVPVAFVVKSSGSTITEDEIKDFISKQVIFYKRIKRIFFVDAVPKSPSGKILRKDLRARLATGLPS from the exons ATGGATCCAAAGCAAGTAGGAGACATAATTTTTCGATCGAAGCTCCCTGATATTTACATCCCTAATCATCTTCCTTTACATTCTTATTGCTTCCAAAACATTTCAGAATTCAGTTCTCGTCCTTGTTTGATCAATGGATCCAATaatcaaatttatacatatgcTGATGTTGAGCTCACTTCAAGAAAAGTTGCGGTTGGCCTTAACAAGCTAGGGATCCAACAAAAAGACACTATAATGATCCTCTTGCCCAATTCCCCTGAATTTGTATTCACCTTCTTAGGTGCATCATATCTTGGAGCCATTTCAACAATGGCAAATCCTTTGTTTACACAAGCAGAG GTCGTGAAACAAGCCAAGGCCTCAAACGCCAAGCTTATAATCACACAAGAATGCAACTTGGACAAAGTGAAGGACTATGCATTTGAGAATGATGTCAAAGTCATTTGCATTGATGACTCGTCAGGGGCTTCCCCAGAGGGCTGCTTACACTTCTCCAACCTGATTTTAAATTCTGGATTCGCCTCTGAACACGACTTGCCCGAGGTGGAAATCAATGCGGACGATGTGGTGGCGCTACTGTACTCATCGGGGACCACGGGGCTACCAAAAGGGGTGATGTTGACACACAGGGGGCTAGTCACTAGTGTGGCACAACAAGTTGATGGTGAAAATCCAACTTTGTACATCCATAATGAAGATGTGATACTATGTGCCTTGCCCATGTTTCATATTTATTCCCTGGATTCTATTCTGCTTTGTGGATTAAGGGTTGGAGCAGCTATTTTGATTATGCAAAAATTTGATATTGTTACATTCTTGGAGTTGGTACAGAAGTACAAAGTGACTATTGGACCCTTTGTACCACCTATTGTTTTGGCCATTGCTAAGAGTCCATTTGTTGATAATTATGACCTTTCATCAGTTAGGATAGTCATGTGTGGGGGAGCACCATTAGCAGAGGAGCATGAAGATGCAGTTCGAACCAAATTTCCTAATGCTAAACTTGGTCAG GGTTACGGGATGACGGAGGCCGGTGCACCATTGGCAATGTGTTTGGCATTCGCAAAAGAGCCGTTTGAGATAAAATCAGGGGCATGTGGGACTGTTATAAGGAACGCAGAGATGAAAATTGTGGATCCAAACACTGGTGTCTCTCTTCCTCGAAACAAACCTGGAGAAATTTGCATAAGAGGTGACCAGATTATGAAAG GTTATCTGAATGATCCTGAGGCAACTGCACGAACAGTAGACAAAGAAGGATGGTTACATACAGGTGATATTGGCTACATTGACAATGACGACGAGCTTTTTGTTGTGGATCGATTGAAGGAATTGATAAAATATAAAGGATTTCAAGTGGCACCTGCTGAGCTTGAAACACTTCTCCTCAATCTTCCCAGCATTATGGATGCTGCTGTTGTACC CATGAAAGATGAGCAAGCGGGGGAAGTTCCAGTGGCTTTTGTTGTTAAATCCAGTGGATCCACCATTACTGAGGACGAAATCAAGGATTTTATCTCAAAGCAg GTGATATTTTACAAGAGAATAAAGAGGATATTTTTCGTGGATGCAGTTCCTAAATCTCCATCAGGCAAAATACTTCGAAAGGACTTGAGAGCCAGACTGGCTACTGGGCTTCCTAGTTAA